ATCGGAGCACAAGcatttgcctctctctgctttctgagcgtGAGAGCATGGCCAGCAGTCGCACCTCACACTACTGTCTCTCCCCACCGCGACGGACAGCACCTCAGCTGTaggccaaaataaaccctccttTTCTATGTCctgtttgtcatagcaacaaggaaAGCAACTAATGCAGCAGGCAGGAATCAGCATGAGGAGGAATTTGCtagtaaaaaaaaactaaagacagaCTCTAGCAACTCACAGACAAAGTGAACGGTTTGTTCGCTTTTAATGAGCAAGGGGGCTGCTCAGATGTTCCGAATGCACACAACCAGAAGAGGCAGCAGGATGACTCTGCTGCGCCTCCTCCAGCCCATTCTAACGTGGAAACGCATCTTAGAGGTGCCAAAGATTTTCAAATTTCCGACAAAGTTAAAAATTCAGATTCTTATTgaaaaatctttccttttcaatattgaaaacaaataaaaaccttttaaatcaGACAGGAGACTCTCAGGCAAGACACCAAGTGAAGATCTGCATCCACATGTCCCAGTTGAGGAGAGGAGTCAGTACAAGACAGAATACAGTCTATTCTAGACAGGGAAAGTAGAAGAGCTGTGGAAACTCACAAAAGCAACCAGAGAATAGCTGGACTAGGTGAGGGAAGTGGCGAGCAGCACCCCAGAAAGAAGCTAGCCACGCAGAGCATGGTCCAGCCACACAGCTCCCCAGCATGGCTGAAGCAGACGCCTCAtccaaatatttgtttaattttcactGAAGATGCTGGGACTGAGCATTCAAGAGCAGGCTGCATCATAAGACGGCACCCAAACAAATCCCTAAGCGATTTCCAAACAAACGTGTGCAAGCCATAACAGAAATCCAAGACACATGCAAAAAGAAGTCAGCATCGACATAACTCCTTTAGCTGGTCATAAGCCTCCACTACCAGATGTAAAGATGCTGACATAGGTaaacacatgcagaaaaaaaaaattaaaaagcatgctAGTGAAAAGAGTCAGTGACCTTCAACCCAGGACTGCGGAAGAAGGCCAGTCAGATGTAAAGATGTTGACATAGGTaaacacatgcagaaaaaaaaaattaaaaagcatgctAGTGAAAAGAGTCAGTGACCTTCAACCCAGGACTGCGGAAGGCCAGTGGCACCGGGGTCAGCGCAATGGATGAGAGAAGGTGACAGCACGATGAACAGTCAGCAATGCCGAGTAGACCCTCTCCTGCTGCTGTGCTACAGTCCCCCGGCAGAAGCAACGTAAGGGAAATGGGTCATTTTGGCTCGCAGTTCTGGAAGgatactgtggtagtttgaaagaaaatggcccccataggttcacagGAAGTGGGACtgttaggaggcgtggccttgttggaggaagtgtgtcactgcgggtgGGATTTGGGGTTTCAgttgctcaagccaggcccagctttcccttcctgctctctgccaATCCAGATGCAGAACGCTCAGCTCCTCTCCGgtgccatgtctgcctgtttGTCACCATGCTTCTCACTATGATGGGTCTAAGCCTCTGACCTGTAAGCGattccaatgaaatgttttccttcataagggTTTGCTGTGACCATgctgtcccttcacagcaataaaccCCTAATTAAGACAGTTACTGTCtaccatggcagggaagacatgcCAGCAGGAAAGAAGGGCGTGGTGGCCAGAGATGGAGCCTGGCTGCATGACATCCACATTCAGGGAACAGAGGAAGATGAATGCGAGCCATTGCTGAGCCCCTTTTCTCCATTTACACAGCCCAGGGTCCCCTGAACAGAGAATGGTCTTGCCCACAATTAAGAGGGGTTGTTCTATCCCAATGTAATTGAGATAACCCCCACAGGTATCCCCAGAGTTCCATATCCCAATGATGCACACTGTCAACATTTACACACTGATCATAGGTAGACTTTTCCATGTCCCTGAGCTGGACCTGAGGAAGGCTTTGATGTTCCCATGAGTCTGAGGCATtgggatcttttttttaaaaaaaaaaatttatttatttatttatttatttatttatttatttatttatttatttattatgtatacaatattgtgtctgtgtgtatgtctgaaggccagaagagggcacctcattacagatggttgtgagccaccatgtggttgctgggaattgaactcaggacctttggaagagcaggcaatgctcttaaccgctgagccatctctccagccccggcatTGAGATCTTTGACACGGTCTTACTCATgtcaacaaaacacattcactcaggactctACAATGCCCAGAAAAGCTGTTTTAAGATGGACAGAGGAATaaagaaatttgaagacaaaCTAAACTAAGGCCACAAACCTATCACTGCAGAGGATACTTAAAGGAATGCTATATCTAGaggaaagaatttttaatttcagagCATAGGAATAAATTTAATGAGAGATTATACAAGCAAACGCCAAGTGAAGGTAGGAAGTAACCCATCACGTGCAACACAGTGAAACAGCAAATGCAGTactaacaagaaagaaaggaaggaaggaatgtaaACCTAAGCCAGAGTAACAccaaaaaaaaactgtatgaaGCAGTAAAATCTctcaataataatttaaaatgtaaattacttCAACTCACCAATAACTACATATACAGGCTAACtagctgtatttaaaaaaatccaactgtctcctgtctccaaaaaatacaTCTAACTGGAAAGAAAAGGGATTGTTACCCATATTGCAATAAAATCAAGAGGATCATTGTTAAATACTTTGAACAAGAAGTCAAGAAGAAATAAGTATCTAAGCTCATAAGatccatcttttattttattttggtttggggaaacagggtttctctgtggtcttgaactcagagatccacctgcttctgcctcctagttCTGGGATTTAAGTGTGTGGCGCCATTCCCAGCTCAAGATCCGCCAATTTTAAATCTAGGATATCTAAATAATTTAAGCATACACACAACAGTCAACAAGACTGAAGCAGTTATTGAAAGTCTCCCCATAAAGAAAACCTAGGACTGGACAGATTTACTACTGAATTCTATCTACCAAACTTTTAAGGCTGGCCTAACACTGATATTTCTCAAACTGTCCCATAACGTAGAAGGAGACAACAAACATCCAAACTCATTCTATGAAGCCAGTATTGCCCTGATACCAAAAGTGGATGAGaacatagcaaagaaaaaaaacgaGGTCATCTCCCTGATATACACAACTGTGAAAATGCTGAGCAAGACAAACTCCATTCAAGAACATTTTCAGGGGCTCACACATCATGACCATGTTTCATCCCAAGGATGTGAGGTTGGTTCAAAATGTGCAGACTGGTCCAGCTGTGACGGCTCGtgactttaaacccagcactagggaggcaaaagccaagatctctgagtttggagacagcctgatctacagaacgagttccaggatggccagggctgccacagaaaaaccctgtctgaaaaaaccacagcaacaacaaaatgcaaaacaataaaTGTCATACACTATATAAAGGGAATCACATTAATATCTTAATAGATGCACAAAGACATTTGGCAAAGGTAACATGCCTTTATGGTAAGAGCCCCGAAGGAAGTAGGAATTAAAGGAGCATATTTCAACATAATTAAGTTCTGCTTACAATAAACAGATCGCTAACGCCACACCAAGTGAGAACATCTGAAAGCAATTCCTCTAAAATTAGGAGCAAAGCAAAGGGGTCCAATCTCTTTGCTCTTATCCAGTCTAATGTCTAGGTCTTCCCTAGTgcaacaagacaaagaaaaataaaacagataaaaagacacaaatagtAAAGAGTGAACCCCCACTTAGAGACAAAGTGATTCTATACTTTGAAAGACCCTAAATAGTCCTCCAGAAAACTCTCACACCTGTAACACATTCCAGCAGAGTAGTAAGATTCCTAGTCAATATAGGAAAACTATACAATGATAaacttgcaagaaaaaaaatcagaaaaaaaacaccACTCACAAGAGCTTCAGAAAAATACTAGAAACAAACTTGCACAAGGAGACAAAAACCTTAAGACTctgggaaagaaactgaagaagaaactgGAAGGTGGACAGATCTTCTACACTTAAAAGAATAGCAGAATTAGTATTGTAAATGCTGAATTACCAAAAGTGTTCTACAGGTTAAATGTGATTCCCATCAACATTTCAATGACATTTTTCATAGAAATGGGACAAATCCTGAAGTTTATGTGAATCACAGACTCAGAATAGTAACAGCATCCTGAGCAGCAAGAGCAATGGTAGAGGCATCACAACACTTGATCAAACTTTTacgtttttttttattttatttttgggatttccagacaaagtttctctgtaactttggtgcctgtcctggaactcgctctatagaccaggctgatcttgaactcacagagatccgcctgcctctgcctctgcctcccgagtgctgggattaaaggtgtgcgccaccactgcctggctgtggagTAATCTTCTTGTGCACTGTGTAGATGTGTCTTTCCAAGACACCTTCTGGTTGCTTTCATAAAGAACTAAATGggcaataactaggcaggaggtatagccAGGGCTTCCAGgcacagagagcacactgggaagaACAGAAGCGGAGAGGCCATGGAGGCCGGGAATGAGTTGGGCacacagaatggaagagaggtaaaggCCATGTGGCAGAACgtaggttaatttaatatatatatgggttaagttataagagctagtgaagCAAGCTTAAGTTAAGGCCGAACTTTCATAATTGGTAATAGGCCTCTGTGTCGTTATTAGGGAGTTGACTGGCGGTGCAGAGAAAGACTAGTTACAGATGCGACTGTAAACGGATGCTGGCACTAACCATGGAAGTTAATGAGGAGGTTCCttggaaagttaaaaaaataaaactgggaaAGCCTGGCTATACACCACTCCTGGCTGTGTACTGAAGTACTCTAAGTTAGCACGCCACAAAGATACATGCACGGTCTTGTTCATTGTGTAGTTCACACTAACTAAAAAATAGAATCAACCTCACTGTccgtcaacagatgaatggataaacaaaatgtacGTGTGCATAACAGTATTGTATTCAACTCCGgaaagtggtggcacacgtctttaacctcagcactgcagggtgggggcagggaaagaggcaggtgaatctctttgagttcgaggccagtctggtctacaaagagagttccaggacagacagagctattacacacgcacacactcaaaaacaaaacaaaacaaaaactctgtctcgaaaaactaagtagacaatataaataaataagtatataagaTTGTATTCAACCATAAAGAAGTGTGAAATTATGACATTTGTGGGGAACAGGAAGTTCTTGGGGCGAGCATGGGGTCCCTGAAGAGGCATTAGCCTGGAACATTAACTGCAAACTTGATTATCCACAAAGCCCTAGTCAACCTAAAGCTTTGCCAATACTTCTGGAGCTACTTCTGACTCTTCTGGGGTTgggaggtggtgtgggaggtccttctgtctatgtgtttatgtCTAGCTGTTTTGGCCTCTGATAGGACAGACTAGAGCtaagcagagaaaactaaactgaatgctgggagaaagaaggcagagtcaaagagaagccatgtagccgccagaggagaaagatgtgagctgccagctggaaccttgccagtaagccacaagcttgtggtaaaatataaagtaatggaAATAggtaaccaaagatataagagctagctagcaatatgcttaagctattggccaaacagtattgcaaataatgtagtttctgagtgattatttcggggtctaagcagctggaaacaaacatgcagcctcccccaacagggAGGAAGCAAGGGAAAGAACAAAGCAAGGAAAAGTAAGGCCCTCGACTTCCTACTTTCAAATGCCAGGCTTCAAGCCCATGGCCAAGGCAAGCTGGGAGAGAGGATGGACTTAGCCTTAAAGTGAACTGGATTTAGAATTCTTTCCTGAGCCTGACCTTCTCAATTCCCATTACCACCTTGCCCTGGGACTATAAAGGCCCATCAGGTAAAAGCACCTGTGGCCGAGCTTGACAAATCCTACCAGAGTGCTTCTCCTGAGACACATATAGGGAGAATcaactcttgaaagttgtcctcagtggtaaagagcactggctgctcttccagaggacacaggttccattcccagcccccactggtgactgacaaccatctgtaactccagttccaagagatctgatgctctATTCTAGCCTATGTGGGCACCAGGAAAACATGCAgaacacagacatgcattcaggcaaaacacccatacacataaaacaaaagtggaaaggaaaagggaTAATGCTTGAGCTATAACCTCTATATCTTGGGAGAAAGAGTACATTGGTAGAGACTTAAAGAGacagttaaataaaaatgaatttgctttaaaattcCTGTGtctggggctggaaaaatggctcagaggttaaacgTACTGGCagttcttcccaaggtcctgagttcaattcccagcacccacacatatggtggctcacagtcatctgtaatgagatctggtgccctcttctggcctgcaggcatacatgcaggcagaacactatacataataaatcctttttaaaaaaaaagatttctttgtcCTAGTTGCTGCTTGTTCAGTGTGGCCACTACATTACAGGAGGAGCCAGACTGTGTATTTTGGGGGGAAAGTCTACACAGATAAACGTATCTGCCCCAGGCTGGAGACAGcaggagggttggggagatgcaGGCAGGAGATAGATTGGAAAGGCACCAcactaaagtattttaaattctgGATTATAATCCTAATATATTTTGGTGTTGGTTttcacaaaatattattttaaatatttgagatcACTAATGCTAAgtacttaatattttaattataaataaaattttatatataattgacATATAGCGATGCTTTGATTTGTGTATACATAGCAAAATAGTTAAGTCATGAACAGGTGCATCGCTACACTAGCTATCTTTGTGAAGTGGTAAGGAGAAATTATCCAGAGTAGAGAGAGCATGGACCTGGGGCTCCTTGATTCTCAGGAGCCCACACTTACTTTAATGACAAGGACCCTGAAATATCTACTATCAGTTTTCAAATACATAGTGTCATTCACTATAGTAACAGCTATATGCAATAGATTTCTTGATATTATTTCTCCTACGCAACTGAAGATTGGAGTCCTTTGCCCATCAGTCAGCCTCCTTCAATCCCTCATACACACCCCAGGGGACCATGACCAAGATTTACTCTCTGAGTCCCTTCTCTTTTAAAGACTCAACAAAGCCCTGATATTCTGCAGTATTtgcctttctgtgcctggcttatttgaCTTAATGTAGTATCTCCAATCCCACCCATGTTGTCTCTAGTGACAATGTATCCTCCTCTCTTTAAAGACTGAACACTACTCATGGGTACACACATTTTCCTCAGTCGCACATCCATTGATAAATATGGGCTTATCTCTTATATCTTGAAAATTATGAATTATGCTACCATTACATGGTATTTTGGTTATCTCCTGAACATACTGATCTGCTTTCCTGTGGATAATGACCCCAACAGTGCGGAGACTAGATCATATGGTAGttgtatttggaatttttttcaagttttaaagccttttctttggatatttaaaatgtgtatcccaacaattaaatcatttgaataaAACAATGGCACTCTGACTAAACTAGCCTGCTGGACACTTTGAACCATCCTGAATTTTACTCAAGATTCCACCACCTCCCACCCAGCCTTCTCCCTCACTAGCCTGcagtttcttcttccctccagcctgagctgcaggTGGGCCAGAGAGACAGGCATGGCCTTCCTGACCAGCAGTTCCCATTCTCTGGTGGGAAAAAAACAGCAGCCATTTAAACCTGATCCACTCTTTCCATCTTACAGctaaaaaatggaaacaagaagGCGACGCTTGTGGGGCGTACCATGCACACTGCACTCACGACGCGTCTGGGGCGTACCGTGCACACTACACTCACAACATGTGTAGGGCGTACCGTGCACACTGCACTCACGATGCGTCTGGGGCGTACCGTGCACACTACACTCACAACATGTGTAGGGCGTACCGTGCACACTGCGTTCATGACTCACCAGCCTGTTTCTCCTGGGCAACCGTTTCTTTTGAGGGCagacttttcctttccctttctgtcttctttaatttcgACTTACCAGATTTCTTGATCTCAGCCGTATCGGGTTGGTCAGGCATGGGTGCCCAAGGAGTGGATGGAACAAGGTGTATTAATGAGAAGAATCCGATCTCAGTGGCCACCAAGGATCCATTTGCAAATTTTTGAAGACCTTCAATGTTTTCTGTAAATAGTCATTAGCATCCCTACTTACAGTGCACAAgaattccttcctctccttctcctggtCAGCACTTGGTATCACTAGTCTTTTTGGTGACAGCCATTCCCACATACAAGAAATGACCTCTTCTTgcagttttaatttgtgtttccctgataATTAGGGATGCTAAATGTTTTTTTCAAATACATACTTACTAGTGACTagcatgttttcttttgagaaatgtctattcAAGCTAGAGAAATGCCTCACTAGGCGAAAGCACTGGCTCTGAAAgtatgaggtcctgagttcaaatcccaggcaCTCAGAGAAAAAGCTGAACATGGCTGGTCATATCTAGAACCCCAGCAGAAGGATCTGTAGAGCTGACTCACCAGCCAGCAGGCAAGTAGAAACAAAAAGCTTCCAGTTCATTGAGACACTGCctgtagacagagagagagagagagagagagagagagagagagagagagagagagagagagagagagagagagagaaataggcaatAAGAGAGAGgcactctggtctccacacaggCTGCATAGGTGTGTGCACCCCTTCCCTCACATTCACATGCACCCCTTAGCAGTAGGTGCTCCTGTCCCCTGACAGAGCTTTTGGAAACCTGCTGACAGTCAGAATTTCTAGCTCCTGCGTGTGGATAGCCAGCTTTCCTATCGCTGCCTATTGAAGAGACTACCTTTGCCTAGCTCCTGTTCTTACTCTTTGCTGAAAAGTCATCTCTCAGTCTTTTTATTTCTAGGCTCTGTGTTCTGACTCACGGGTCTGCATGACTGTTTTTAATGACACTACCatgggttggttggtttgtttgcagCACAGTATCCGACCCAGGAATATATTGTCTCTAGTTTTAACTTCTTGTTCAAGATTTGATAGTTGTGGTCTTCTGTAGCTTCATGTAAATTTTATGAtacttttttaatttctgtgaaaaCTTCCAGCAAAATTTTGGTAGGGATGATACTGAATTTGTAGATTTGAGTAATATGAACATTTTAATTCTTCCTACCCGTGAACACAGAACATCTTCCCACttatctgtatttgtttcttttattaatgtCTCATAGTTTCCGTTGTAAAGATATTTTACAGCcttctttaattttattccttttactaCTGTACGTGTGATTGTTTTCTTGATTCATTTCCTAGATAGTTTATTATTAGGGAACAAATGACACTGGTTTGGGGACATTGATTTTGTAGACTTCAGCTCTACTGGATTCATCTAttagtttagatttttttat
The genomic region above belongs to Arvicola amphibius chromosome 14, mArvAmp1.2, whole genome shotgun sequence and contains:
- the LOC119801377 gene encoding thymosin beta-4-like, whose amino-acid sequence is MPDQPDTAEIKKSGKSKLKKTERERKSLPSKETVAQEKQAGES